A region of the Triplophysa rosa linkage group LG5, Trosa_1v2, whole genome shotgun sequence genome:
TCAAAACCTGGGAGTGTGTTTATCCAAAGGCGCTGATGCTTATGAATGTGACTGTACCAGGACAGGATATTACGGTGTAAACTGTACTTCTCGTAAGTCTGCCATGGGATTTGCTTTCGTAAGAAaacgttttcatttttattcctagAAAATGTACTCAAAAAGGTTGGTGTTTTTCTCTTACAGCTGAACTCCTCACTTGGATCAGATCCACTTTGAAACCAGCTCCGAACGTGGTGCatcatattttaacacattataaatgGATCTGGGACCTCATCAACAACATCTCTTACTTGAGAAACGCCATAATGAGCTATATACTGACATGTAAGCAAAAGGAATTGCTACATTTGATCTCCGTAGTTTTACATGTACGGatgcaaataataaaactatTGCCTTACTTCTTGTCTTACAGCAAGGTCACATTTGATTGAGAGTCCGCCAACATAAAATGCAGAGTATAGCTACAAAAGCTGGGAAGCGTATTCCAACCTGTCCTACTACACTCGGACTCTTGCACCGTTGCCCAGGAACTGTCCCACGCCCGATCTTCCCAATCCAAAGGAGGTGGTGGAAAAGGTGCTGTTAAGACAACAGTTCATCCCTGATCCACAAAGGACCAGTCTCATGTTTGCCTTCTTTGCCCAGCATTTTTCTCACCAGTTTTTTAAGAGTGACTTTAAAAAAGGACCAGCATTCACAAAAGCCCTGGGCCATGGAGTAAGTATCTTTTTAAACGCTCACTAAACCATTGCAGGCCAGGGGAAATTTAGGCATCAAAAGTTTATGTGAAACGGCAGTTGCTAACAATTCTGTTATGTTTTAGGTGGATTTAAGCCATATTTACGGAGAGACACTAGCGAGACAACACAAACTTCGTCTATTCAAAGATGGCAAACTAAAGTATCAGGTATTATGAGACATAAGCATACATGCAAAATAATACTTACATATGTCACGCATTGTTATATGGGCTCTTAGAGGACGCacagtcaacaaaatatgtatttgGCTTTTAGGTTGTGGATGGTGAGGTTTACCCCCCTTTGGTGAAAGACGTCCAGGTGGAGATGCACTACCCTCCTCATGTCCCAGAAGAACAGAAATTTGCTGTTGGCCATGAGGCCTTCGGTCTGGTTCCAGGATTAATGATGTATGCTACCATCTGGCTGCGTGAGCACAATCGTGTCTGTGATATCATGAAGCAAGAACATCCCGACTGGGACGATGAAAGAATCTTTCAGACCACCCGTCTCATCCTGACGGGTAAGTCATGACCTATATCATCTTAAAAACGATCCTAACCCAACACGTTTTGTGAATGTGAAGGgattaaatgcttttttaatttCAGGTGAGACCATCAAAATTGTAATCGAGGACTATGTTCAGCACCTGAGTGGCTACAACTTCAAGCTCAAGTTTGACCCGGAGCTTCTCTTCCATCAACGCTTCCAGTACCAGAATCGCATTGCAGCTGAGTTCAACACTCTGTATCACTGGCATCCACTGATGCCCGACAACTTTCAGATCCAGGATCAGGTCTATGGCTACCACCAGTTTGTGTTTAACAACTCTATAGTGACAACACATGGCATCCGCAACATGGTGGAGGCCTTCACCAAACAGACAGCTGGAAGGGTGAGTTTTGACACAAAGAAAGTAGTGTGAgtttatttcaacttttcaaCTTCTGTTGTCTTTGCTAACTTTTGCCATGTTATGTGTGAACAGGTTGCTGGTGGCCGGAACCTGCCAGCAGCAATGCAGGGAGTGGCAGCAAAAGTTTTAGAACATTCCAGAGATATGCGCTATCAGTCTTTCAATGCCTACAGGAAACGCTTCAACATGAAGCCCTACTCATCCTTTCAGGAGATGACAGGTAAGATAAACAGTGAACAAATACATGTCAGTGTATCACATAAAAGGTGATTTGAAATCGACAAACAtctgtttatatactgtaaatcttGAAGATTATTATAATAAGGCTATAttatgaaaattctgacatgaAATCTAATCCCACTTCTCTTGTGTGATGAAACAGGAGACAGAGAGCTAGCCACTGAACTGGAGAAGCTCTATGGTGATGTGAATGCAGTTGAGCTGTATATCGGTCTTCTCGTGGAGAAGGGCAGACCCAACGCTCTCTTTGGGGAGACCATGGTGGAGATGGGCGCCCCGTACTCTCTCAAAGGCCTTATGGGAAATGCTATTTGTTCTCCTGAATACTGGATGCCCAGCACATTTGGTGGGAAAGTGGGATTTGACATTGTCAACACTGCCTCACTAAAGAGAGTGGTGTGCTTGAACATCAAAGGCCCCTGTCCTATGGTGTCCTTTCAGGTGCCTGATGTGGAATATCAAAGTTCAGAAAATCTTAATTCAAGCTCAGTGCTCTccacacaaaataatattaaccCAACTGTTGTCTTGAGAGAGAGAAGTTCAGAGCTCTAAATGCACATTAGCATCGTGTTAAAGACCTCAGTGCTTGTACTGTGATACTTgattaaatatttgcatttctatttatttgtttatttatttgtttgtttattatttaatttattagaattatttatttattcctggACAATTTGAATTGACAGATT
Encoded here:
- the ptgs2a gene encoding LOW QUALITY PROTEIN: prostaglandin G/H synthase 2a (The sequence of the model RefSeq protein was modified relative to this genomic sequence to represent the inferred CDS: substituted 1 base at 1 genomic stop codon) gives rise to the protein MHRVILVLLVLISSFWIFPCEGYDPCCAQPCQNLGVCLSKGADAYECDCTRTGYYGVNCTSPELLTWIRSTLKPAPNVVHHILTHYKWIWDLINNISYLRNAIMSYILTSRSHLIESPPTXNAEYSYKSWEAYSNLSYYTRTLAPLPRNCPTPDLPNPKEVVEKVLLRQQFIPDPQRTSLMFAFFAQHFSHQFFKSDFKKGPAFTKALGHGVDLSHIYGETLARQHKLRLFKDGKLKYQVVDGEVYPPLVKDVQVEMHYPPHVPEEQKFAVGHEAFGLVPGLMMYATIWLREHNRVCDIMKQEHPDWDDERIFQTTRLILTGETIKIVIEDYVQHLSGYNFKLKFDPELLFHQRFQYQNRIAAEFNTLYHWHPLMPDNFQIQDQVYGYHQFVFNNSIVTTHGIRNMVEAFTKQTAGRVAGGRNLPAAMQGVAAKVLEHSRDMRYQSFNAYRKRFNMKPYSSFQEMTGDRELATELEKLYGDVNAVELYIGLLVEKGRPNALFGETMVEMGAPYSLKGLMGNAICSPEYWMPSTFGGKVGFDIVNTASLKRVVCLNIKGPCPMVSFQVPDVEYQSSENLNSSSVLSTQNNINPTVVLRERSSEL